A portion of the Bifidobacterium lemurum genome contains these proteins:
- a CDS encoding carbohydrate ABC transporter permease has protein sequence MFKAPKWYTVLQYTVMIIVALFMFFPIYWIFVNSLKTLTGISSAPSFFPSDPQWENYKTVLSDPSTLLYLRNTLILCVANTAGTLLSSSLVAYPLSRMRFRGRGVVFAIIIATMMVPTATLIIPQYLLFRAFGMLDSFWPLILPSFFAQPYNVFLFRQFFVSIPESIDEAAMLDGCNRWQAFWRVIVPLGKPIFITVGIMSASFWWNELFSPLVFINSDELKPLTVGALTSFQLAGGGNQTNWPLQMAFSMLMILPPAILYICCSKYITDGIKTSGMKD, from the coding sequence ATGTTCAAAGCTCCGAAATGGTATACGGTCCTGCAGTATACGGTGATGATCATCGTCGCCCTGTTCATGTTCTTCCCGATCTATTGGATTTTCGTGAACTCCCTGAAGACGCTGACCGGCATCTCGTCCGCGCCCTCGTTCTTTCCGAGCGACCCGCAGTGGGAGAACTACAAAACGGTGCTTTCCGATCCCTCCACGCTGCTGTATCTACGCAACACGTTGATTCTGTGCGTGGCCAACACCGCAGGTACGCTGCTCTCCAGCTCGCTGGTGGCGTATCCGTTGTCGCGCATGCGTTTCCGCGGGCGCGGCGTGGTGTTCGCCATCATCATCGCCACGATGATGGTGCCGACGGCCACGTTGATCATCCCGCAGTACCTGCTGTTCCGCGCTTTCGGCATGCTTGATTCGTTCTGGCCGCTGATTCTGCCAAGCTTCTTCGCCCAACCGTATAACGTGTTTCTGTTCCGGCAGTTCTTCGTGTCGATTCCGGAATCAATCGATGAGGCGGCGATGCTTGACGGATGCAACCGCTGGCAGGCGTTTTGGCGGGTCATAGTGCCGTTGGGCAAGCCGATTTTCATCACAGTGGGCATCATGTCCGCCAGCTTTTGGTGGAACGAGCTGTTCTCTCCGCTGGTGTTCATCAACTCCGATGAACTGAAGCCCCTGACCGTGGGCGCGCTGACGTCGTTCCAGCTTGCCGGCGGCGGCAACCAGACCAATTGGCCGTTGCAGATGGCGTTCTCCATGCTGATGATTCTTCCGCCCGCCATCCTGTACATCTGCTGTTCCAAATACATCACGGACGGTATCAAAACCAGCGGTATGAAGGACTGA
- a CDS encoding carbohydrate ABC transporter permease: MASVAVSKPRRAGNPKRHSDAAAAWGFLSPWIIGFLVFSGFPILFSFYLSLTKWNLLGEPQFVGLKNYRDLLSGDSELGRTLVVTLIFTVINVGVSILSSLILALLLNQNVRFKGLFQFFYYVPTIMPSVVMAGCMTLMFNSQLGVVNYVLRAIGVDNPPNWTGSTTLVWVVVAYASVFTFATGQQMLVFSAALKDVPTELYEAASLDGAGAWKKFIHVTIPGIAPMMLFNVVSCTVNSFNGAFTLLYPLTGGGPGDATKVLGLLIYDKAFKSFNMGQACALAVVLFLIVAVIGAVQFKLMDRK, encoded by the coding sequence ATGGCTTCTGTCGCTGTTTCCAAGCCGCGGCGCGCGGGGAACCCGAAACGGCATTCGGATGCCGCTGCGGCTTGGGGTTTTCTCAGTCCTTGGATCATCGGTTTTCTGGTGTTCAGCGGTTTCCCCATTCTGTTCAGCTTCTATCTGAGTCTGACCAAATGGAATCTTCTCGGAGAGCCGCAGTTCGTCGGCCTCAAAAACTATCGGGATCTGCTGTCGGGGGATTCGGAACTCGGCAGAACCCTGGTCGTCACACTGATATTCACCGTCATCAATGTGGGCGTCTCCATTCTCTCATCGTTGATTCTGGCGCTGCTGCTGAATCAGAACGTCCGGTTCAAAGGGCTTTTCCAGTTCTTCTACTATGTTCCCACCATCATGCCCTCCGTCGTCATGGCGGGCTGCATGACCCTGATGTTCAACTCACAGCTGGGCGTGGTCAATTATGTGCTGCGGGCCATAGGCGTGGACAATCCTCCGAATTGGACGGGCAGCACCACTTTGGTGTGGGTCGTCGTGGCCTATGCGTCGGTTTTCACCTTCGCCACAGGCCAGCAGATGCTGGTGTTCTCCGCGGCCCTCAAAGACGTTCCCACTGAACTGTACGAGGCCGCGTCGCTTGACGGTGCCGGCGCCTGGAAGAAATTCATTCATGTGACCATTCCGGGAATCGCCCCGATGATGCTGTTCAACGTCGTCTCCTGCACCGTCAATTCCTTTAACGGCGCGTTCACGCTGCTCTATCCGTTGACTGGAGGAGGCCCCGGCGACGCCACCAAGGTGCTTGGTCTGCTGATCTACGACAAGGCCTTCAAAAGCTTCAATATGGGCCAGGCGTGCGCGTTGGCCGTGGTGCTGTTCCTTATCGTCGCCGTCATCGGCGCCGTGCAGTTCAAGCTCATGGATCGCAAATAA
- a CDS encoding ABC transporter substrate-binding protein: protein MNVNFKRVTAAAVAVATLASMAACGSSTASSDDDNTLTFSYWDTFPVLEEFKKANPEIELKEVNVPGDDYNTKINQMILGDQAPDVMLLQEADYVRYAKNGVIDELDASEYGVDESDFQPAVADIAEQTGGTYGFPQGMATEIMYYNKDMFDAAGLDYPTDDWTWDDYAEAAQKLTKTENGQTVQWGSDAPSFNGIWYSLAGQGGDKVVDDGKLSLGDGLKAAMEYQDKMTNELKAQPEPSSGSKITDLFAAGQAAMTLGGSWLISTTYKDVEFNWDIATMPAAPGGQDYNSLHTSFFAISSTSEHKTAAQKFIKWMMSEEGQIALEKANANISALKTIGEKGDWQVQGTNGPTNWEAFEKAAEEGKFGYTTVASTPTFDIYNDLNAYVLGQKSMEDVLTNSVDKANKDIAEAE from the coding sequence ATGAACGTTAATTTCAAGCGCGTCACCGCCGCCGCAGTCGCCGTCGCGACCCTCGCTTCGATGGCCGCCTGCGGCTCGAGCACCGCCAGCAGTGATGATGACAACACGTTGACCTTCTCCTATTGGGATACCTTCCCGGTTCTTGAGGAGTTCAAGAAGGCCAACCCCGAAATCGAACTCAAGGAAGTCAACGTTCCCGGCGACGACTACAACACCAAAATCAATCAGATGATTCTCGGCGACCAGGCGCCTGATGTCATGCTGCTGCAGGAAGCCGATTATGTGCGTTACGCCAAGAATGGCGTCATCGACGAGCTGGATGCGTCCGAGTACGGCGTCGACGAATCCGACTTCCAGCCGGCGGTGGCCGACATCGCCGAGCAGACCGGCGGAACCTATGGTTTCCCTCAGGGCATGGCCACCGAGATCATGTATTACAACAAGGATATGTTCGATGCGGCCGGGCTTGACTACCCGACCGATGACTGGACGTGGGACGACTACGCGGAGGCCGCGCAGAAGCTCACCAAAACCGAGAACGGACAGACCGTCCAGTGGGGATCCGACGCCCCGAGCTTCAACGGCATCTGGTATTCCTTGGCGGGACAGGGAGGCGACAAGGTCGTCGATGACGGCAAGCTGTCGCTTGGCGATGGTCTGAAAGCCGCCATGGAATATCAGGACAAGATGACCAACGAGCTCAAGGCGCAACCGGAGCCGTCCTCCGGTTCCAAGATCACCGATCTGTTCGCCGCCGGACAGGCCGCCATGACGTTGGGTGGCAGCTGGCTGATCTCCACCACGTACAAGGACGTAGAATTCAACTGGGACATCGCCACCATGCCCGCCGCGCCTGGCGGACAGGACTACAACTCCCTGCACACGTCCTTCTTCGCTATCTCGTCCACTTCCGAGCATAAGACCGCCGCCCAGAAGTTCATCAAGTGGATGATGAGCGAAGAAGGCCAGATCGCCCTCGAAAAGGCCAACGCCAACATATCCGCGCTCAAGACCATCGGAGAGAAGGGCGATTGGCAGGTGCAGGGAACCAATGGCCCGACCAACTGGGAGGCCTTTGAGAAGGCGGCCGAGGAAGGCAAGTTCGGCTACACCACCGTCGCCTCCACTCCGACCTTCGATATCTACAACGATCTGAACGCGTATGTGCTCGGACAGAAGTCCATGGAGGATGTGCTCACGAATTCCGTGGATAAGGCCAACAAGGACATCGCCGAAGCCGAGTAG